TCTAAATCTGTATCAACCATTAGGATTCGAGCCTTATTGTCTCTACCGTGAATTTGATCAGTTGAAGCATCAATACTTTCTTCTGGTTCATTATCGACTACATCATTACATGCAGAGAGAATTAGTATAATTAATAAAAAAAACACAGCTAATGCATTCTTCATATATAGCCTCCATTATTTCCACTAACCTACCTCTTTATTAAATAAAAAAGTAAAGCTATTCAGCGAGACAAGACCATTCCATCTTCGAGTGATTAACTGACCCTATATACACCGATTGTTCATTCTGATGATTGAAATAATGATTAAGCATATGACTAACGGTCAAAGGCATTTCTAAGTTTAAAATCTTCGAAAGGTCTATCCAATGCAGAGCACCTTCATCTGAATTTATAAAATTTATTTTCGTAGTATTTCCGAAATAAATATAGTGTTGGCGAATTTCATCTTGACTTCTTCGCATTAATATATAACGGAGCTTAAGTTGCTCTATTTCATTCCTTCCTATTCCCGTCTCTTCGAAAATCTCTCTTAAACAAGACTCTTCAGGATTATTATGTTCGTTAGCTTCGACATGTCCACCAATTCCAGTCCATAAATTAGATGCTAATGCTCTATCTTTGGAACGTTTCAACATCAAAAGTTTATTGTCACAAAAAAGATAGGCCCCAGTCATTATTCGCATTTTTATCATACATACCCGACCTTTTGTTTCAGTTTATTTTTTGTAACAAACTCCTTCTCCAATTTAATGTACTACTTAATCTATTGAAGTAATGATGTAGTAATAAAAAGGAGACACTAATTTATTTTTGAATTGTGTCTCCGAATAGTTTGTTATTTGATTTGATTTTTTCCCCCAACAAATAATCCCGTGAATCCAATTGCACGGCTCTTTCCTTAAAGTATGGCATTCGCTATGATTTTATCGAGTTTACGGACATCGACTTTTTTATTTAGATTCAATTTGAGTTTTCCTGCCTTCGTCCACAATTCAATTTCGGCATTAAGATCGATTCGTCCTGCGTTTTCTGTGGAATACATATTGATCGACTTGAATGGAATTGTGTAGATCTCCACCTTTTTACCTGTTAACCC
The genomic region above belongs to Sporosarcina sp. Marseille-Q4943 and contains:
- a CDS encoding NUDIX domain-containing protein yields the protein MIKMRIMTGAYLFCDNKLLMLKRSKDRALASNLWTGIGGHVEANEHNNPEESCLREIFEETGIGRNEIEQLKLRYILMRRSQDEIRQHYIYFGNTTKINFINSDEGALHWIDLSKILNLEMPLTVSHMLNHYFNHQNEQSVYIGSVNHSKMEWSCLAE
- a CDS encoding PH domain-containing protein → MADLTAMMAWTFTEEVAVPDEITDLLIDGEVAEVAYKTIRDVAVVTNKRFIIADKQGLTGKKVEIYTIPFKSINMYSTENAGRIDLNAEIELWTKAGKLKLNLNKKVDVRKLDKIIANAIL